In Halobacterium sp. R2-5, one DNA window encodes the following:
- a CDS encoding 2-oxo acid dehydrogenase subunit E2 yields the protein MGYIVRMPKLGLEMDEGTLLDWYVSEDGTIEAEETVAEIESEKTTAEVDAREGGVLRRVFLDEGETVDPGTPIGIIAGADEDISALIDEAETELEDGAATASEEDETSAEPAAQTSAESETTKNGSSGTRDASPRARKRAEELDVDLGAVSGSGPNGAITAEDVEAAAESSTDDVKASPRAKKRADELDVDLTAVSGSGPGGAITAEDVEAAADSTGSPGGGAARTLSEERTFGGMRQSIADRLGQSYREAVHVTEHREIDVEELLAAVDAAEDALDVDVSMSDVLLVALSAALEDHPEFNATFEDGTHRLYEEHNICVAVDVDEGLVTPVVPAVDSKSLGEVAEARREITQRTLDGEYTMSDLRGGTFTVTNLGVLGVESFNPIINPPQIAILGVNAVDERVVPQDDGTPETRRVLPLDLSFDHRVVDGADAARFLQSLVAHLEDPWPLLPDEVSPVAAEDYPERHATATSQDGMSGTVRTTGVEQQYSADEGTPSPVDLFLSSLSACLSLSIRYQADVRDLDVARIDVTADAEPDSGSVEAIEVAVNIDAPDVDEETLDRIVENGERSCHVAELLDADLPMSLSWERA from the coding sequence ATGGGATATATCGTCCGGATGCCAAAGCTCGGCCTGGAGATGGACGAAGGGACGCTGCTGGACTGGTACGTCAGCGAGGACGGCACCATCGAAGCCGAGGAGACTGTCGCGGAGATCGAATCCGAGAAAACGACCGCAGAAGTGGATGCCAGGGAAGGCGGCGTGCTTCGGCGAGTGTTTCTCGACGAGGGCGAGACGGTCGACCCCGGAACGCCAATAGGGATTATCGCTGGCGCCGACGAAGATATCTCGGCGTTGATCGACGAAGCCGAAACCGAGCTCGAGGACGGGGCAGCAACAGCAAGCGAGGAGGACGAGACTTCCGCTGAGCCTGCGGCTCAAACGTCGGCGGAGAGCGAGACGACAAAAAACGGTAGTTCCGGAACCAGAGATGCAAGTCCGCGTGCACGAAAGCGTGCGGAGGAACTTGACGTAGATCTCGGTGCCGTCTCCGGAAGCGGCCCTAATGGCGCGATTACGGCAGAGGATGTCGAGGCGGCTGCCGAAAGCAGTACGGATGACGTGAAAGCCAGTCCCCGTGCGAAGAAACGAGCCGACGAGTTGGATGTCGACCTTACTGCGGTCTCCGGGAGCGGACCCGGCGGTGCCATCACTGCCGAGGATGTCGAGGCTGCCGCAGACTCGACCGGGAGCCCGGGAGGTGGTGCGGCACGGACACTCTCGGAGGAGCGCACATTCGGTGGAATGCGCCAGTCGATCGCCGATCGTCTCGGACAGAGTTACCGGGAGGCCGTCCACGTTACTGAACACCGCGAAATCGATGTAGAGGAACTGCTTGCGGCCGTGGACGCCGCCGAGGACGCACTCGATGTGGATGTCTCCATGTCGGACGTGTTGCTGGTCGCACTCTCAGCGGCCCTCGAGGATCACCCCGAGTTCAACGCGACGTTCGAGGACGGCACGCATCGCCTCTACGAGGAACACAACATCTGCGTGGCCGTCGACGTCGACGAAGGACTCGTCACACCGGTCGTTCCGGCCGTCGACTCGAAGTCGCTGGGGGAGGTCGCGGAGGCTCGCCGCGAGATTACGCAACGCACGCTCGACGGCGAGTACACGATGAGTGACCTCCGCGGCGGGACGTTCACGGTCACGAATCTCGGTGTGCTCGGCGTGGAATCGTTCAACCCGATCATCAATCCGCCCCAGATCGCCATTCTCGGTGTGAACGCGGTCGACGAACGCGTCGTACCCCAGGATGATGGCACGCCTGAAACGCGTCGCGTGCTACCGCTCGATCTTTCGTTCGACCACCGTGTAGTCGACGGCGCCGACGCTGCGCGCTTCCTGCAGTCACTGGTCGCCCACCTGGAAGATCCGTGGCCGCTGCTCCCAGATGAAGTCAGTCCAGTGGCCGCTGAAGATTACCCCGAGCGTCACGCGACCGCCACCTCACAAGACGGAATGTCGGGTACGGTACGAACTACCGGCGTCGAACAGCAGTACAGCGCCGACGAGGGCACGCCGTCGCCGGTTGACCTGTTCCTGTCGTCGCTGTCGGCGTGTCTGTCGCTGTCGATCCGCTATCAGGCCGACGTCCGCGACCTCGACGTTGCTCGCATCGACGTGACCGCGGATGCGGAGCCGGACTCGGGATCGGTAGAGGCCATCGAGGTCGCCGTCAATATTGACGCGCCCGACGTGGACGAGGAGACGCTCGACCGCATCGTCGAGAACGGCGAACGGAGTTGCCACGTGGCGGAACTCCTCGACGCGGATCTCCCGATGTCGCTGTCCTGGGAGCGCGCCTAG
- a CDS encoding HalOD1 output domain-containing protein — protein MTSTNAAVESHQSVDTSEYRYEVAPDESPSEAVITAVAEATGRPATPLETDDSGPGSDPLPPLFETINPDALDALAAPQDGQGNCLVTFTYAGCTVSVEEQAVTVATQT, from the coding sequence ATGACTTCCACCAACGCAGCCGTCGAGAGCCACCAGTCAGTCGACACCAGCGAATATCGCTACGAGGTAGCGCCGGACGAGTCTCCCAGCGAGGCGGTGATAACCGCCGTGGCCGAGGCCACAGGCCGACCCGCCACCCCGCTCGAAACCGACGACTCCGGGCCCGGCTCGGACCCGCTGCCGCCGCTGTTCGAGACGATCAACCCCGACGCGCTCGATGCACTGGCTGCCCCCCAAGACGGTCAAGGGAACTGCCTGGTGACGTTCACCTACGCCGGCTGCACGGTGAGCGTGGAAGAGCAAGCCGTGACAGTAGCAACGCAGACCTGA
- a CDS encoding helix-turn-helix domain-containing protein, with translation MSFIAEFRIEIPPLAEASKAVPEMRFSGKDVVLEDDQARKFRFAAHGSQFDKFEAALDADPTVADYTVLTTTEDSAHYVVTYAATADTRGTYPIAIEHDIAYLDIELQDGEYTVRARVPDRDALTALREYCRANDFPFTLDRIYQETAIGAVGNPLTDAQAEAMRVAYEQGYFDSPRQTTLDAIADEIGVSRQAVAARLRRGHKRLIETTDIPNQS, from the coding sequence GTGAGCTTCATTGCCGAGTTCCGCATCGAAATCCCGCCACTGGCCGAAGCCTCGAAGGCCGTACCGGAGATGCGGTTCTCCGGCAAGGACGTCGTCTTGGAGGACGACCAAGCGCGCAAATTCAGGTTCGCGGCTCACGGCAGTCAGTTCGACAAGTTTGAGGCGGCACTCGACGCCGATCCCACAGTCGCCGATTACACCGTCCTCACGACCACGGAGGACAGCGCCCACTACGTCGTTACCTACGCCGCGACGGCGGACACGCGGGGCACCTACCCCATTGCGATCGAACACGACATCGCGTATCTCGACATCGAGTTACAGGACGGCGAGTACACGGTCCGGGCCCGTGTCCCCGACCGGGACGCGCTGACGGCCCTGCGAGAGTACTGTCGGGCCAATGACTTTCCCTTCACCCTCGATCGAATTTATCAGGAGACCGCAATAGGCGCCGTCGGCAATCCGCTCACCGACGCCCAGGCGGAGGCGATGCGAGTCGCCTACGAACAGGGCTACTTCGACTCGCCGCGACAGACGACGCTCGATGCAATTGCCGACGAGATCGGCGTCTCCCGCCAGGCCGTCGCGGCGCGACTGCGCCGCGGACACAAGCGGCTGATCGAAACCACTGACATCCCCAATCAGTCGTAA
- a CDS encoding M14 family zinc carboxypeptidase, producing MVGKQPRTRSDPNRYNHEEATELDEEPFENADIGRRTFLGLAAATGAALALPGTVSAEVTDDAMTDLAEFVVNATPDDYEAALVLEFEDTDALSAFYDEYGEPDWDVDEELRAPKAVTRESPTPAAHGHLTASEVEHVLNDIGGVEYADFSPGANPFWKLDGGYDDSVFPPAEDARDFISHTETGAALNHLEAEHPDTVRVRRIGQGPGWKNSFTGEDPDPNDIYVAEVTNNVRDEASFQEKDKAVFTLAIHGNERAGCEAGSRIIEDVTTGDADSFSELLDDIVIVFVYINPDGWTVRKPQYASQNPYAGFFGSPFYGHYRGNSSGVDTNRQYPTIGWANPAFWPADPERAPDVRPGYDVGYEDVVPDALATIEHLRGYDNVEYLCDYHMMGFADTMVLNLESNAAYEHDGTHNLDEVNRRIDAAMTDQWESPQEIASDTIRAGKDSTFGDPNDYVPDELLDYGSIYDSLGYNITGGLLGWAGQPEEFGGLGAVTVAPELAMRDFSDWRPYIERHLETAYRLSMQEFAEMTAASTDATVATGGQDTAYVTTDELTRRSADLSHTDESPGKGEGPGQDRATEVQRRHETVQPGPSGRAEASAEERTHSLAARVADGGANEGVVKLVNPGGQVVRTIDLNETDERSFYVPNPASGDWSIELEGVDDVDVEFVTVEADEEHPDPEEAFGYSQAEYVVNPMQFFADLEPNLEAGAMEGVRVHDVRVGKLLRGNSGKRRYDKVVVSHDVGRDDSRYVDELEAFVEAGGDLVLTDTGLNLLAELDVGEAAAIEDGDLQSIRVGIANLIDRDFEHYLLSDIRPLQFEMWKSPQVGYVPNEPDQPATVVDDDAFTDAGGDVAGRMEGQTADGSGADGVAVGALSAGDSEINVLGSVLPPASQRELHPFGMADYAVSFMGHTLLCNALGFQQRRFVEDELVGTWGDVR from the coding sequence ATGGTGGGAAAACAGCCACGAACGCGCAGCGATCCGAACCGGTACAACCACGAAGAAGCAACTGAACTCGACGAGGAACCGTTCGAGAACGCCGACATCGGCCGCCGGACGTTCCTCGGACTCGCAGCAGCGACAGGGGCCGCACTCGCGCTCCCAGGGACGGTTTCCGCGGAGGTAACCGACGACGCGATGACGGACCTCGCGGAGTTCGTCGTCAACGCAACACCCGACGATTACGAAGCCGCGCTCGTCCTGGAATTCGAGGATACGGACGCACTCTCCGCGTTCTACGACGAGTACGGCGAACCGGACTGGGACGTCGACGAGGAGCTACGCGCACCGAAGGCGGTCACACGCGAGTCCCCGACGCCGGCCGCACACGGCCACCTTACTGCTTCCGAGGTCGAGCACGTGCTCAACGACATCGGCGGCGTCGAGTACGCTGATTTCTCGCCGGGAGCGAACCCGTTCTGGAAGCTAGACGGCGGCTACGACGACAGCGTCTTCCCGCCGGCCGAAGACGCCCGCGACTTCATCTCCCACACGGAGACCGGGGCAGCCCTCAACCACCTCGAAGCCGAACACCCCGACACGGTGCGCGTCCGCCGCATCGGGCAGGGACCGGGCTGGAAGAACTCCTTCACCGGTGAAGACCCCGACCCGAACGACATCTACGTCGCCGAGGTGACCAACAATGTCCGGGACGAAGCGTCGTTCCAGGAGAAGGACAAGGCCGTGTTCACGCTCGCCATCCACGGCAACGAGCGCGCCGGCTGTGAGGCCGGCAGCCGCATCATCGAGGACGTCACTACTGGCGACGCGGACAGCTTCAGCGAACTCCTCGACGACATCGTCATCGTCTTCGTCTACATCAACCCGGACGGCTGGACCGTCCGGAAGCCGCAGTACGCTTCCCAGAATCCGTACGCCGGCTTCTTCGGGTCGCCGTTCTACGGGCACTACCGCGGGAACAGCTCCGGGGTAGACACGAACCGCCAGTACCCGACGATTGGGTGGGCGAATCCCGCGTTCTGGCCCGCCGACCCCGAGCGTGCGCCCGACGTCCGGCCGGGCTACGACGTCGGATACGAGGACGTCGTTCCGGACGCGCTGGCTACGATTGAACATCTCCGCGGGTACGACAACGTCGAGTACCTCTGTGACTACCACATGATGGGGTTCGCGGACACGATGGTGCTGAACCTCGAATCCAACGCCGCCTACGAGCACGACGGCACCCACAATCTCGACGAGGTCAACCGCCGCATCGACGCCGCGATGACCGACCAGTGGGAGAGCCCGCAGGAAATCGCCAGCGACACGATTCGAGCAGGGAAGGACAGCACGTTCGGCGATCCGAACGACTACGTGCCTGACGAGCTGCTGGACTACGGGTCGATCTACGACTCGCTAGGGTACAATATCACGGGCGGTCTGCTCGGCTGGGCGGGCCAGCCCGAGGAATTCGGCGGTCTCGGTGCTGTCACGGTTGCACCCGAGCTGGCGATGCGGGACTTCTCGGACTGGCGGCCGTACATCGAGCGGCACTTGGAGACGGCGTACCGGCTCTCGATGCAGGAGTTCGCGGAGATGACGGCGGCGTCCACGGACGCGACGGTTGCAACCGGCGGCCAGGACACGGCGTACGTGACGACCGACGAGCTGACGCGCCGGTCGGCGGACCTCTCGCACACCGACGAAAGCCCGGGGAAAGGCGAGGGCCCCGGCCAGGACCGCGCGACCGAGGTCCAGCGGCGGCACGAGACGGTCCAGCCCGGTCCGAGTGGTCGCGCCGAAGCGTCCGCCGAGGAACGCACGCACTCGCTGGCCGCACGCGTCGCTGACGGCGGCGCGAACGAGGGCGTCGTAAAGCTCGTCAACCCCGGCGGACAGGTCGTCCGTACGATCGACCTCAACGAAACCGACGAACGTAGCTTCTACGTCCCGAACCCGGCGTCGGGTGACTGGTCGATCGAACTCGAGGGCGTGGACGACGTCGACGTCGAGTTCGTCACCGTCGAGGCCGACGAGGAACACCCTGACCCCGAGGAGGCGTTCGGCTACTCACAGGCAGAGTACGTCGTCAACCCGATGCAGTTCTTCGCGGACCTCGAGCCGAACCTCGAAGCCGGTGCGATGGAGGGCGTCCGCGTCCACGACGTCCGCGTCGGAAAGCTGCTGCGAGGAAACTCCGGGAAGCGGCGCTACGACAAAGTTGTCGTCTCTCACGACGTCGGCCGCGACGACTCGCGGTACGTCGACGAGCTCGAAGCGTTCGTGGAAGCGGGCGGTGACTTGGTGTTGACCGATACCGGCCTGAACCTGCTTGCGGAGCTCGACGTCGGCGAGGCCGCGGCCATCGAGGACGGCGACCTTCAGTCGATCCGCGTCGGTATCGCGAACCTGATCGACCGGGACTTCGAGCACTACCTCCTGTCGGACATTCGGCCGCTACAGTTCGAGATGTGGAAAAGCCCGCAGGTCGGCTACGTGCCAAACGAACCGGACCAGCCGGCGACGGTCGTCGACGACGACGCGTTCACGGACGCTGGCGGTGACGTGGCCGGCCGAATGGAAGGACAGACAGCGGACGGCTCCGGGGCAGATGGCGTCGCCGTTGGCGCACTATCTGCCGGGGACAGCGAGATCAACGTCCTCGGGTCGGTGCTTCCACCGGCCAGCCAGCGCGAACTTCACCCGTTCGGGATGGCCGACTACGCCGTCTCTTTCATGGGGCACACGCTGTTGTGTAATGCGCTCGGCTTCCAACAGCGCCGGTTTGTCGAGGACGAACTTGTCGGAACCTGGGGCGACGTCAGGTAA